The Tigriopus californicus strain San Diego chromosome 5, Tcal_SD_v2.1, whole genome shotgun sequence genome includes a region encoding these proteins:
- the LOC131881364 gene encoding LOW QUALITY PROTEIN: probable methyltransferase TARBP1 (The sequence of the model RefSeq protein was modified relative to this genomic sequence to represent the inferred CDS: deleted 2 bases in 1 codon; substituted 1 base at 1 genomic stop codon) — translation MNIGSEMVTRSLRDNFQGSLFMMPVITRAFPSLIPDLIRLLPLATKVENLNGSSLPRCLEIMCIMADHVCVEKTLRSICLDQFFEILALGLSHVESIVQKRALYLLKRTVDALSTAPIGNPWDCSRVHIASLEAQKALWNEYYLILESVDEKQGHIVKQVLGKLANLLSKTGAIAKVGTPFHVSWVLVVLDRLMVHNNQLIVKWTILFILSEFRLSDLKMNSGDFANLFQHILLPGLNSTKMICEDVLSDYGILHKFESFLTYWITSSNSDDNAWSLVFLRMASISWGPIPLFYVSLSVWNVIEAIGKSITLDSSTRDFVFKFIFKDIQNQDILCKGGTQELFLRILCKSXTYWITSSNSEDNAWSLVFLRMTSISWGPIPLFYVSLSVWNVIEAIGKSITLDSSTRDFVFKFIFKDIQNQDILCKGGTQELFLRILCKSCPCSEEALNSLIENFGPKGILIPGSKLWSCIQSWVTKHDSEVMPANPEYINKVIARSSNESSSEKRINLMKALALQLRLSEGYDNFFQSSLWIHVANLILDHADRVYSRANLDLLLLVGFLLEEPTKRDEGRADVLHFAEEIPLFSIVPQFQSMLRKTSSLAPAFQRSIERILFDSEELPEEPILKRLGVLFTTLPKQQVYDCLNQRINDSSLKIGPQSLWTHSQIVTLHLLSQALLSPYSKNFPDLNLTPITNLVQCGLFPTPTFLDKSSQLFRSKSNAAVNSYSENLLISQWNTVLSLLKSSGLQVETSVCVKMFNLALEAIPKSGRFGLPVIFDALTHTLRSVKTLSLNGDVIQAVLELGWRTCADFRRNEAYWPCCRAFVDLAFCNSLLSMKDLTEYLEFLVENLFEESEAVPGLMGLFASRLRRGALDIGTDFPILNHSLSKLFLFGSSYKKDQQLQCEIVSVLVEDHLKGFGAQCVYGTDVHVPTLVRSLGHEIVSVLGPKLNHEALISKVRDLEKSVVGNKVRYFANSQVHLVKTRVLQVYLIMADFLPEKVGLQLGQDMISSILNDEFQTSVRYFTEWILIRLSKRFEALQEQSLQGLELAKQTRPGCVPSFLFVISHCLTLSVEYRMRRILPWTMSQHFATRLCAQLVFRRLYSNCSEEVKPVFEIMDICVAESLANGNMGKHGAELQTDFYLTNFDPEINFNPTDIFRNIPRLSLVVKTEWMWYSKXTKTVLTNLGRIPSPTNPNAPENEQNQSGLNGGMIQKKITPWETMFDVEPENRTDLVPSFPNLTLVASLIDRVPNLGGLCRTCEILGVGNFVISNKKYLKDKDFVNLSVSSHNWVPISEVPLPTLKSFLDEQRSSGFTIVGIEQTSKSIRLEDFNFPEKTVLMLGNEKEGIPVDLLQELDVCVEIPQHGLIRSFNVHVTGALVLWEYVKKQIKSKNKP, via the exons ATGAACATAGGATCAGAGATGGTCACCCGATCCTTACGTGACAATTTCCAAGGCTCTCTTTTCATGATGCCCGTGATCACTCGGGCATTTCCAAGTTTGATTCCCGACTTGATTCGCCTACTCCCCTTGGCTACAAAAGTAGAAAATCTCAATGGATCATCTTTACCCAGATGCCTCGAAATCATGTGCATCATGGCAGATCATGTTTGCGTCGAAAAGACGCTCAGGAGCATTTGCCTGGATCAGTTCTTTGAGATCTTAGCCCTCGGGCTGTCACATGTCGAGTCGATTGTCCAAAAACGTGCCCTTTATCTGCTCAAACGAACCGTTGACGCCCTATCTACCGCACCGATTGGCAATCCGTGGGATTGCTCGAGAGTCCATATCGCTTCCTTGGAGGCGCAAAAAGCCCTTTGGAATGAATACTATCTCATTTTGGAGAGTGTTGATGAAAAACAAGGCCATATTGTGAAACAAGTTTTGGGGAAATTGGCCAATCTGCTTTCAAAGACTGGAGCGATCGCCAAGGTTGGAACTCCCTTTCATGTGTCATGGGTTTTGGTTGTGCTCGACCGGTTGATGGTTCACAACAATCAACTGATTGTGAAATGGACAATCCTTTTCATACTCTCCGAGTTTCGTCTGAGTGATTTGAAGATGAATTCAGGCGACTTCGCCAATTTGTTCCAACACATTCTACTCCCCGGACTGAATTCCACCAAGATGATTTGTGAAGATGTTCTCAGTGATTACGGAATCTTgcacaaatttgaatcttttctCACTTATTGGATCACCTCGTCAAATTCTGATGACAATGCGTGGAGCTTAGTTTTCCTGAGAATGGCATCGATTTCGTGGGGACCTATTCCACTTTTTTATGTTTCGCTCTCGGTGTGGAATGTAATAGAAGCTATTGGAAAAAGCATTACTTTGGACTCGTCTACCCGCGATttcgttttcaaattcatctttAAGGACATTCAAAACCAGGACATTCTGTGCAAAGGAGGAACTCAAGAACTATTCTTAAGAATTCTCTGCAAATCCTNC ACTTATTGGATCACCTCGtcaaattctgaagacaatgcGTGGAGCTTAGTTTTCCTGAGAATGACATCGATTTCGTGGGGACCTATTCCACTTTTTTACGTTTCGCTCTCGGTGTGGAATGTAATAGAAGCTATTGGAAAAAGCATTACTTTGGACTCGTCTACCCGCGATTTCGTTTTTAAATTCATCTTTAAGGACATTCAAAACCAGGACATTCTGTGCAAAGGAGGAACTCAAGAACTATTCTTAAGAATTCTCTGCAAATCCTGTCCATGTTCGGAAGAGGCCCTGAACTCTctaattgaaaattttggaCCCAAAGGGATCCTAATTCCTGGTTCAAAACTTTGGAGTTGCATCCAATCTTGGGTGACAAAGCACGACTCTGAGGTGATGCCTGCTAATCCAGAATATATCAACAAAGTCATCGCTCGCTCAAGTAATGAATCATCGTCCGAAAAAcggatcaaccttatgaaAGCGTTAGCCTTACAATTGAGGCTTTCTGAGGGATATGACAATTTCTTCCAATCTTCACTTTGGATCCACGTGGCCAATCTTATCTTGGATCATGCAGATCGGGTATACAGTCGGGCCAACTTAGACTTACTTCTACTTGTCGGGTTTCTCTTGGAAGAGCCCACCAAAAGGGACGAAGGTCGGGCTGATGTCCTTCATTTCGCCGAAGAAATACCCTTGTTCTCGATtgtgcctcaatttcaaagcatGCTACGAAAAACGTCGAGTCTTGCCCCCGCCTTTCAACGCTCCATTGAAAGGATCCTTTTTGATAGCGAAGAATTACCCGAGGAGCCAATACTAAAACGGTTGGGTGTACTTTTTACTACCCTCCCAAAACAACAAGTATATGATTGTCTCAATCAAAGGATAAATGACTCCagtttgaaaattggaccTCAATCACTGTGGACACACTCTCAGATTGTAACATTGCATTTACTCAGTCAAGCATTGCTTTCACCATATTCCAAGAATTTTCCAGATCTCAACCTAACGCCGATAACTAACCTGGTCCAATGCGGCCTCTTCCCCACTCCCACCTTCTTAGACAAATCCTCCCAACTATTCCGAAGCAAGTCAAACGCAGCGGTGAATTCTTATTCCGAGAACCTATTAATCAGCCAATGGAATACTGTTCTatctcttttgaaatcgaGCGGGCTCCAAGTTGAAACAAGCGTATGTGTAAAGATGTTCAATTTGGCCTTGGAGGCAATCCCGAAAAGCGGTCGATTCGGCTTACCGGTTATCTTTGACGCTTTGACACATACTCTTCGTTCGGTAAAGACCCTCAGCTTAAACGGAGATGTTATCCAAGCTGTTTTGGAATTAGGCTGGAGAACCTGTGCGGATTTCAGACGGAACGAAGCATATTGGCCCTGTTGTCGGGCCTTTGTGGACCTAGCCTTCTGTAATTCGCTTTTATCTATGAAAGACCTGACTGAATACTTGGAATTTCTTGTTGAGAACCTTTTTGAGGAATCTGAAGCTGTTCCTGGATTGATGGGACTCTTTGCTTCTCGACTTAGACGAGGTGCCCTTGATATTGGAACAGACTTTCCCATCCTCAACCACTCTCTTTCCAAATTATTCCTGTTTGGTTCCAGCTATAAAAAAGACCAACAACTACAATGTGAAATAGTCTCAGTACTCGTTGAAGACCATCTCAAAGGTTTTGGGGCTCAATGTGTGTATGGAACCGACGTACATGTTCCCACACTAGTTCGATCGCTTGGCCATGAAATCGTAAGCGTCCTTGGTCCGAAATTGAATCACGAAGCTTTAATCTCGAAAGTGCGGGACTTGGAAAAATCAGTGGTGGGCAACAAAGTGAGATATTTTGCCAACTCGCAAGTGCATCTTGTGAAGACGCGAGTCCTCCAAGTCTATCTAATCATGGCTGATTTCTTGCCCGAAAAAGTAGGCTTGCAATTGGGTCAAGACATGATCTCCAGTATCCTCAACGATGAATTCCAAACTTCGGTCCGATACTTCACTGAATGGATTTTGATACGATTGTCAAAGCGCTTTGAAGCGTTACAAGAGCAGTCTTTGCAAGGCCTAGAATTGGCCAAGCAAACCCGTCCAGGATGTGTgccttcatttctttttgtgatATCGCATTGCCTAACTTTGAGTGTTGAATATCGGATGCGGCGAATTCTACCTTGGACCATGTCACAACATTTTGCCACCCGTCTGTGTGCTCAACTGGTCTTCCGAAGATTGTATTCAAATTGCTCCGAGGAAGTGAAACCAGTGTTCGAAATCATGGATATTTGCGTTGCCGAATCTCTGGCCAACGGGAATATGGGGAAACATGGGGCTGAGCTCCAGACGGACTTTTATCTCACCAACTTTGACCcagaaatcaatttcaacccCACCGACATCTTCCGTAACATACCAAGACTCAGTCTTGTGGTGAAAACCGAATGGATGTGGTATTCCAAATGAACCAAGACCGTATTGACCAATCTGGGCCGCATACCTAGCCCTACCAACCCAAATGCGCCCGAAAACGAACAAAACCAATCAGGGTTGAATGGAGGCATGATTCAGAAGAAGATCACTCCCTGGGAGACTATGTTTGATGTTGAACCAGAGAATCGAACCGACTTGGTCCCTTCATTCCCAAACCTGACTCTAGTGGCTTCTTTGATTGATCGGGTACCAAATTTAGGGGGACTCTGCCGAACCTGCGAGATTCTCGGCGTTGGCAATTTTGTGATATCGAACAAGAAATACCTGAAGGACAAGGACTTTGTCAATTTGAGCGTCAGTTCACATAATTGGGTGCCAATCAGCGAAGTCCCACTACCAACTCTGAAAAGTTTCCTCGATGAACAAAGATCAAGTGGGTTTACGATAGTGGGAATAGAACAAACGTCCAAAAGTATTCGCCTCgaggatttcaattttccagaAAAGACCGTACTAATGTTGGGCAACGAAAAGGAAGGTATTCCCGTGGACTTGCTTCAAGAGCTCGACGTTTGTGTCGAGATACCTCAACATGGTCTCATTCGATCGTTCAACGTACACGTGACTGGAGCTCTGGTGCTGTGGGAatatgtaaaaaaacaaatcaaatcgaAGAACAAACCATGA
- the LOC131881363 gene encoding patanin-like phospholipase domain-containing protein atgl-1, whose amino-acid sequence MAIPKISVSFSGCGFLGLYHVGALACFNDYKHKVHIEHALGASAGALVALAAIVDIPTEILKKRFTQIVKDANSLPFGAFNPKFNVTKLFQDELGAQLPEDAHERVSARLTVSLTDLSMQNKLVSNFETRKDLIDAVICSCYLPAFSGYEIPNYKNQSFLDGGFTNNQPTLSDKTLRVSPFASRSHICPVDEPAAYANIISTSRIGPEEVEVSTMNVKRLLKTFLPAEDLEILYQEGYDNTKAYLESASIKNHFISNSVKSEDDRANGSSCPQNNGTAPNSHSSSTPSS is encoded by the coding sequence atggcTATTCCCAAGATTAGCGTCTCGTTTTCTGGTTGTGGTTTCTTGGGGTTGTATCATGTGGGTGCTCTGGCTTGTTTTAATGATTACAAGCATAAAGTTCACATCGAGCATGCCTTAGGGGCATCGGCTGGAGCCTTGGTCGCGTTAGCCGCTATCGTAGATATTCCCACAGAAATCCTAAAGAAGAGATTCACTCAAATCGTCAAGGATGCAAACAGTTTGCCCTTTGGCGCGTTCAATCCCAAATTCAACGTGACCAAACTGTTTCAAGACGAATTGGGAGCCCAACTTCCCGAAGACGCTCATGAGCGGGTCTCAGCCCGATTAACTGTATCGCTGACGGATCTCTCGATGCAAAATAAGCTAGTCTCTAACTTCGAAACGAGGAAGGATCTGATTGACGCTGTGATATGCTCTTGTTACCTGCCCGCCTTCTCCGGATACGAGATCCCGAACTACAAGAATCAATCGTTCTTGGACGGAGGTTTTACGAATAATCAGCCCACTTTAAGTGACAAGACCCTACGTGTGAGTCCGTTTGCCAGTCGGAGTCATATTTGCCCTGTGGATGAACCCGCTGCTTATGCTAATATCATATCCACTTCGAGAATTGGACCCGAGGAAGTAGAGGTCTCCACCATGAATGTCAAAAGACTTCTCAAAACGTTTCTACCCGCCGAGGATCTGGAGATTCTCTATCAGGAAGGATATGACAACACCAAAGCGTATCTTGAGAGTGCAAGTATtaagaatcattttattagTAACTCGGTTAAATCTGAGGACGACAGAGCAAATGGGTCATCATGCCCTCAGAATAATGGAACTGCCCCCAACAGCCATTCATCATCAACACCATCTTCTTAG
- the LOC131881360 gene encoding dihydropyrimidinase-like (The sequence of the model RefSeq protein was modified relative to this genomic sequence to represent the inferred CDS: added 106 bases not found in genome assembly), whose amino-acid sequence MGDSQFVLIQGGTVVNANESIRADVLVEDGIIRKVGENLSAPEGARVINAEGKMVMPGGIDTHTHCQMPFMGTQAVDDFYIGTKAALAGGTTMIIDFIIPQKGEKLADAYKKWKTWAEEKVCCDYSFHMAITHWDESVRKDMRLMSTEEYGINSFKMFMAYKDVFMLQDHEMLEVFKTCREIGAIGQVHAENGDVIEENQKRLLAMGITGPEGHPLSRPEEVEAEAVLRACVISNQVKCPLYVVHVMSKSAAEIIMTKRKEGAVIFGEPIAASLACNGTHYWHKCWRHAAAYVLSPPLREDEGTPDYLMDLLAQGHLQCTGTDNCTFNSSQKARGINDFTKIPNGVNGLEDRMSVIWEKGVWSGKMSPERFVDVTSTTAARIFNIYPQKGVIAPGSDADILVWDPDRTRTISAETHHHAVDFNIFEGMTVHGVAEVVLTNGKVVVENGEVNVTQGSGKFVPNLPHSPYVYDLVRTNENIRIAKEVKVERSAEDMFVDMSKLDLKPEPQEPAKPAVEPTPAGANGATAKAAPRQAENYDDPFANHRQDNRSVVDSKPVIRVRNPPGGKSSIFF is encoded by the exons ATGGGCGATTCTCAATTCGTTCTCATTCAAGGAGGAACCGTGGTCAACGCCAATGAATCCATCAGGGCCGATGTTCTGGTTGAGGACGG GATCATTCGGAAAGTTGGTGAAAACCTGAGCGCTCCTGAAGGGGCTCGAGTGATCAATGCAGAGGGGAAGATGGTCATGCCAGGGGGAATTGACACCCACACGCATTGCCAAATGCCGTTTATGGGAACCCAAGCCGTTGATGACTTTTATATTGGCACGAAAGCCGCCTTAGCGGGGGGGACAACCATGATCATTGATTTTATCATCCCCCAGAAAG GTGAAAAGCTCGCTGATGCATACAAGAAGTGGAAAACATGGGCTGAAGAAAAAGTTTGCTGCGATTACAGCTTTCATATGGCCATTACG CATTGGGATGAAAGTGTGCGTAAGGATATGCGTTTGATGTCCACCGAGGAGTACGGAATCAACTCGTTTAAAATGTTCATGGCTTACAAGGACGTGTTCATGTTACAAGATCACGAGATGTTGGAGGTGTTCAAGACTTGCCGGGAGATTGGGGCTATTGGCCAGGTTCATGCAGAGAACGGCGATGTCATTGAGGAGAACCAGAAGCGACTGCTGGCCATGGGTATCACTGGTCCAGAGGGTCATCCTCTCTCTCGACCTGAAGAAGTTGAAGCGGAGGCCGTCCTTCGTGCTTGTGTCATTTCTAATCAAGTCAAGTGTCCACTTTATGTGGTTCATGTAATGAGCAAATCTGCTGCAGAGATCATTATGACCAAGAGGAAGGAAGGTGCAGTCATCTTCGGAGAGCCTATTGCGGCGTCTTTGGCTTGCAATGGCACCCATTATTGGCACAAG TGTTGGAGACACGCTGCTGCCTATGTTTTAAGCCCACCTTTGCGAGAGGATGAAGGCACTCCCGATTACCTCATGGATCTTTTGGCTCAAGGACACCTCCAATGCACGGGAACTGACAATTGCACGTTCAATTCAAGCCAGAAGGCTAGAGGTATCAACGATTTTACCAAGATTCCCAATGGAGTCAATGGCTTGGAGGATCGGATGAGTGTGATCTGGGAGAAAGGCGTTTGGAGTGGCAAAATGAGCCCAGAACGATTTGTGGATGTCACCAGTACGACAGCCGCCAGGATCTTCAACATATATCCTCAGAAGGGCGTGATTGCTCCAGGCTCAGATGCCGATATCCTCGTTTGGGATCCTGACCGCACTCGCACCATTTCTGCCGAGACTCACCATCATGCCGTggattttaacatttttgaaggTATGACCGTCCATGGCGTGGCTGAAGTGGTTCTGACCAATGGCAAAGTGGTGGTTGAGAATGGAGAGGTGAATGTTACCCAAGGTTCCGGCAAGTTTGTACCCAATTTACCCCACTCTCCCTACGTCTATGATTTGGTGCGCACCAATGAGAATATTCGGATTGCCAAGGAG GTCAAAGTCGAACGATCCGCTGAAGATATGTTTGTGGACATGAGCAAACTTGATTTAAAACCAGAGCC AATCACCGTCAAGACAATCGATCAGTTGTGGATAGTAAGCCTGTTATTCGAGTCCGTAATCCTCCAGGGGGAAAGTCATCCATCTTCTTTTAA
- the LOC131881359 gene encoding dihydropyrimidinase-like, whose amino-acid sequence MVTPVKKVPIHLQSAQCRLLIKNGKVVNEDGIEQVDVYIEDARIKQMGNHLIIPGGTRVIDAAGKFILPGGVDANVHFQKPFAGVTESVDNFYRGTRAALIGGTTTIIDCVIPDDSEESLIDAFNKWKGWAEDKVCCDYALRVALPGGELTESKKQEMETLTGEEFGVNTFHLAMSGKAKMSDLDLIEAFQHCRTIGALAQVHPESGELIAREERSLLARGITGPEGFAMAHSELAEEEATMRATTLANQVGCPIYVGPVMSLLAAEIIQRKKRRGQVLFAETTPGALASTGEDYWNQCWRHAAGFVCAPPIRRGQHEALLQFACQGENDGFDCIASDHCTFNGKQKAFGKDDFTKIPTGVNGAESRMSVLWEKAVHSGKMDPTLFVALTSSIPAKLFNLYPSKGRIEVGADADVLIWDPESTYVISAKDHQLKVDFNILEGMICHGKADTVISQGRVSVDDGQIRVMQGAGRFLPLPPFAKHVYDKVTAKEEADNHFPTGVARTETDMAIMNGGDIPPPTPPKQDQAEPAPSQQQTTFDLRSHPDVPDFDSSARSSPQRSSVRVRAPPGGKSCGGFW is encoded by the coding sequence ATGGTCACTCCGGTGAAGAAGGTCCCTATCCATCTCCAGAGTGCTCAATGCCGGCTCTTGATCAAGAACGGAAAAGTAGTCAATGAAGACGGCATAGAACAAGTGGATGTGTATATTGAGGATGCCAGGATTAAGCAGATGGGCAACCATCTCATTATCCCGGGTGGAACACGAGTTATCGATGCCGCGGGAAAGTTCATCCTGCCCGGTGGAGTGGATGCCAATGTCCACTTTCAAAAGCCCTTCGCCGGGGTGACAGAATCGGTGGATAACTTTTATCGAGGAACCCGAGCTGCCTTGATTGGTGGCACAACCACCATCATTGATTGTGTGATCCCGGATGATTCCGAGGAATCTCTCATCGATGCCTTCAACAAATGGAAAGGTTGGGCCGAGGACAAGGTATGCTGCGATTATGCCCTGAGAGTGGCATTACCCGGTGGGGAATTGACCGAGTCTAAAAAGCAGGAAATGGAAACTCTGACGGGAGAAGAATTTGGGGTCAACACGTTTCATCTTGCTATGTCTGGGAAGGCCAAAATGTCAGATCTGGATTTGATTGAAGCGTTCCAGCACTGCCGTACTATTGGGGCGTTGGCTCAGGTACACCCCGAATCAGGCGAACTTATTGCCCGGGAAGAGAGATCGCTTTTAGCCCGCGGGATCACGGGGCCAGAGGGGTTTGCCATGGCTCATTCCGAGTTGGCAGAGGAAGAGGCCACCATGCGAGCCACTACATTGGCCAACCAAGTGGGTTGCCCAATCTATGTTGGGCCTGTTATGAGCCTGTTGGCTGCCGAGATCATTCAAAGGAAGAAACGAAGAGGTCAAGTGCTGTTCGCTGAAACCACACCAGGAGCTTTAGCTTCCACTGGCGAGGATTATTGGAACCAATGTTGGCGCCATGCCGCGGGATTTGTGTGTGCTCCACCAATCCGGCGAGGCCAGCACGAGGCTCTCCTTCAGTTTGCATGTCAGGGAGAGAATGATGGGTTCGATTGCATTGCCAGTGACCATTGCACCTTTAACGGCAAACAAAAGGCTTTTGGGAAAGACGACTTCACCAAAATTCCCACTGGCGTGAATGGGGCTGAATCGAGAATGTCGGTTTTGTGGGAGAAAGCCGTTCATTCGGGAAAAATGGATCCAACTCTGTTTGTGGCTCTTACCAGCAGCATTCCGGCCAAACTTTTCAATCTATATCCATCCAAAGGCCGTATAGAGGTGGGTGCTGACGCGGATGTGTTGATTTGGGATCCTGAAAGCACGTACGTCATTTCTGCCAAGGATCATCAACTTAAAGTCGACTTCAATATTTTAGAAGGCATGATTTGCCATGGCAAAGCCGATACCGTGATCAGTCAAGGCCGCGTTAGCGTCGATGATGGACAGATTCGGGTGATGCAAGGTGCCGGAAGATTTCTACCGCTCCCACCGTTCGCCAAGCATGTTTACGACAAAGTGACTGCCAAAGAGGAGGCGGATAATCACTTCCCCACGGGGGTGGCCCGTACAGAAACTGATATGGCCATCATGAACGGGGGCGATATCCCTCCTCCCACGCCCCCAAAGCAAGACCAGGCTGAACCGGCCCCGAGTCAACAACAAACTACTTTCGACCTCCGATCTCATCCAGATGTCCCTGATTTCGATAGCTCTGCACGGAGCAGTCCTCAACGATCCTCGGTGCGAGTTCGAGCTCCACCGGGAGGTAAATCCTGTGGTGGTTTCTGGTAG